The Halotia branconii CENA392 region TCAGTGACCAGGGGCTAAGGTGTACACACAAGTCATCTAAAACTGCCCCATTGACTAACAATGCGATTGTATCGGCTGACAGTGCCAATGTCTCGACTAACAATGCGATTGTATCGGCTGACAATGCCAATGTCTCGACTAACAATGCGATTGTATCGGCTGACAATGCCAATGTCTCGACTAACAATGCGATTGTATCGGCTGACAATGCCAATGTCTCGACTAACAATGCGATTGTACTGGCCTGCAAAAATTAACCCACCTGACGTTACACAGCAACTCTAAAAGACTTGTGTGTACACGCTAGGTGACCAGGGGAGGCAGGGAGAGTGGATTTGATTATTGGTTTTTGTGAAATGGTATTACTTCAGTAAAATTATCTTGTTTAAAAGAAATTGTTAAAATCACTACTAATTACTGGCACTGATACGGAAGCTGGCAAAACTGTTTTGACAACTGCATTGGCAGCCTATTATCAAAAATATTACCCGCAGCGTAGCTGGGGAATCATGAAACCAATTCAATCGGGAATTGGCGATCGCGAATGGTATCAAAGACTATTTTCTCTCAATCAATCGGCTGAAGAAATTACACCTTTGTACTTTCAAGCACCTCTAGCGCCTCCAGTTGCCGCAGCTAAGGAAAATCGCCGAGTCGATTTAGCTGTGGTTTGGCAAGCTTTATCAGAACTGCAAAAGCGTCGTGATTTTGTTCTTATAGAAGCTTTGGGGGGTTTAGGTTCACCAGTAACTGAGGAATTAACGGTAGCCGATTTAGCCGCAGAATGGCGTTTACCGACAGTATTAGTAGTACCAGTCAAATTGGGAGCGATCGCTCAAGCAGTAGCAAATGTAGCATTAGCGAGACAAAAAAAGATAAATCTCAAAGGCATTGTACTAAACTGCATACAACCCCGTTCCGATGACGAAATAGCCAACTGGACACCAGCAGATTTAATTCAATCGTTAACAAATACACCTGTTTTAGGCTGTTTACCTTATTTAGATAACCTAGATGATTTAGATAAACTCGCCCAAGTAGCATCAAATTTAGATTTAGAAACACTAACCTTGCTCAATTAAAAATTAAAAATTAAAAATTAAAAATTAAAAATTGATTCGATGTCATTTTTCATTCCCGAAAAGATGCCCCATACTTCGGCTACGCTCAGTACAAGTACCCCATGCCCCATGCCCCCTTAAATAATCCATTCTGAAGAACGTTCGCCCAAATCTAGAGGTATGCTGACAGCTTTGCCGAGTCGGGGGCGATCGCGTGTTTGATTAATAAATGTTTGTACTTGTGCTGTCCCACCAAGGGCATGGAGATAATTAGCAATACTATCTAGATGCTCTTGGTATTCTGCCTCACTCAAAGGAAAAGAAGCTTGTTCTAAGTACTTCCACATTATTTGGAGAAAAATTTTCCCCTGTGTCCGCCGAAACTGGACATCATAAGAATATCCCCACTTATCAAGTAACAGTTGGCGTAATTCCTGTCCTGTCATAGTTTTTCTCAATTAGATTTTACATTTAGTTATGATGTTAAGTTCCGTAACTCAAGTATGATAGGGATATAAAGAAATGTAATGCTAACAAAAAGGATGCTAAAAATATCTTGGAATAAAGAAATATGGCATCTTTGTAGGCGTTAGCATTTCAAGTCAGACAGGGGTTGATTAAGTACTGATACTCTTGTCAAAATGCTTAACAAAATACACAAAAAGCGCGTAGATTATGGCTCAATTTTCTGAATCAATGGACGTGCCCGATATGGGTCGTCGTCAGTTCATGAATCTGCTCACTTTTGGCACTGTTACGGGAGTGGCTCTGGGTGCATTGTATCCCGTTGTTAACTACTTTATTCCACCTGCTAGCGGTGGCGCTGGAGGCGGGACAACGGCAAAGGACGAACTGGGCAACGATGTTAATGTCAGTAACTTTCTAGAAGGCCATAATGTAGGCGATCGCACCCTAGTTCAAGGACTAAAAGGCGACCCCACCTATATTGTGGTGGAAAGCAAAGAAGCCATTGCTGATTATGGTATTAATGCTATCTGCACTCATTTAGGTTGTGTAGTTCCCTGGAACGTAGCTGAGAACAAGTTTAAATGCCCTTGTCACGGTTCCCAATACGATGCAACTGGTAAGGTTGTTCGAGGTCCTGCGCCACTGTCTTTAGCTTTAGCCCATGCCCAAGTAAACGACGACAAAATCGTCTTAACTCCTTGGACAGAAACCGACTTCCGCACAGGTGAAGACCCTTGGTGGGCTTAATGATTTTTGTTTTTTGTCCTTAGTTATTTGTCCTCTAATCAGGATTAATGACCAATGACCAATGACCCTTGACTAATTCATCAGAGAATCGTTGTCCTTATCCTTATAGAGATGAGAAATGCTTGTTCAATAGCGAGTTTAACTCGCAGTGCTAAAGCAATAGTCAAAACATTGCTAATAGCGATCGCTACTGTGACTTTTTTCTTCACCAGCGATCTAATTCTTCCTCAATCTGCTGCTGCTTATCCTTTTTGGGCACAGCAAACCTATCCCGAAACTCCTCGTGAACCGACCGGACGAATTGTTTGCGCCAACTGTCACCTAGCAGCCAAACCAGCAGAAGTGGAAGTTCCTCAAGCGGTACTACCTGACACTGTGTTTAAAGCTGTAGTAAAAATCCCCTACGACACCAACGTCCAACAGGTGGGTGCTGATGGTTCTTTAGTTGGTTTGAATGTTGGTGCTGTATTAATGTTACCTGACGGCTTCAAGATTGCTCCTGAAGACCGCATTTCTGAAGAACTGAAAGAAGAAGTCGGCGACACTTACTTCCAAAACTACAGCGAAGATAAAGAAAACGTCGTCATCGTCGGGCCTCTACCTGGTGAACAGTATCAAGAAATTGTCTTCCCTGTTCTTTCTCCTAACCCCGCAACCGACAAAAACATCCACTTTGGTAAATATGCGGTTCATTTGGGTGCTAATCGAGGACGCGGACAAGTTTATCCTACTGGTGAAAAGAGCAATAACTCAGTTTACAGCGCTTCCGCTGCTGGCACGATTAGCAAAATTGCCAAAGATGAAGACGCAGACGGTAACGTCAAATATACAGTGAACATCAAAACTGAGTCTGGTGAAGTTGTTGCTGATACTATTCCTTTAGGCCCAGAGTTGATTGTTTCTGAAGGGCAAGCAGTGAATGCTGGTGACGCTTTAACCAACAATCCCAACGTCGGCGGATTTGGTCAACAAGATGCAGAAATCGTGTTGCAAGATGCCAGTCGAGTGGGATGGATGGTCGCGTTCGTTGCTCTAGTAATGTTAGCTCAAGTGATGCTGGTACTGAAGAAGAAACAAGTTGAGAAAGTCCAAGCTGCCGAAATGAATTTCTAAATTCTTTGGTGAACTATCCATACTTACTGCATCATCAGTAAGTATGGGCTTTTGGTTTCATCGACAGTTACCTAATCATTACTGTAAAACTAGCGCTACTTGAGATTTAATGATATAATAGGAGGCTTTTATTTTTTGACTTGTGGCCAATCATGACAGCAACGGGTAAGGCAACCCAATTCGAGTACAAAGCACTGCACAAGCCTAACCAGCTTATTTATGGGCTAGGTCAGACGGCAGTAATTACAGGATGGACAGTCAAGCAGGCGATCGCTAAACATCTGCAAGTCGAAGATTATGCTGTAATTGGGCAACTTTATTCGCCCACAAGGGGAATAAACTTACTAGTTCGCAATTTGCTGTTTAATCCGCACGTCCATTTTTTGGTTGTTCTCAACGCTACAAAAGAAGACAAGAACGCTGGTGCTGGAGAGTGCTTACTAGACTTTTTTCGTCATGGTGTTGAAGAAGCTGTTAGCGATACTGGGCGCAAAGCATGGGTAATTCGCTCTACTATTCCTGGTTATATTGATATTGAAATTGATATTAATACGCTAGACAAACTACGTCATTCTATAGAGTGTAAAGAAGTAAAATCAATAGAGTCGGCAGTTAGTTTAATTAAATCTTATACAGAATTACAGCCGCTTTTACCTTGGGGAATGCCTGTAGAATTTCCCATGTCTATGGTTGAACCAACTGTTTTACCAGGGTCACGCTATGGACATCGAATAGAAGGCAAAACCATAGCTGAAACTTGGGTAAAAATCATTCATCGAATTAAGACAACAGGAACAATTAGACCAACTGGTTATGATGGGCAATGGCAAGAATTAATTGATTTAATGGCAATTGTCACTGATGAACCTGCCGACTTTTATTTTCCTGAGCCAAATTATTTGCCAATTGACCGTCCTTTTCTGGAAGAATACGTTTCGCAAATTTTAGATGATGCGTCATTAAGAGAAGGGTTGAAATATACTTATGGTCAACGTTTACGTTCCTGGTTTGGACGCGATCAAATTGACCAAGTAATTCATAAATTAATTGGAGAAATTGATGCTGCTAGTGCAGTGATGAATTTATGGGATGTGAAAGATCACGAAAAAGGTGGTAGCCCTTGTCTTAATCATATTTGGTTGAGAGTGGTTGATCGTGAATTATCGCTAACTGCGACTCTTAGAAGTAATGATATGTTTGCCGCATGGCCTGCAAATGCAATGGGATTGAGGGCTTTACAACAACATATTAGAAATGAAATTTATCAGCGTTCTGAGTATGACTTGAAAATGGGGCCACTAATTACTATTAGCCAGTCTGCTCATATTTATGATGATACTTGGGATAATGCAGAAAGGTTAATTACAAATCAATACGCTGCTATTTTTAATCAACGAAGCTATTATGACCCTTCTGGTAATTTCTTAATTGATGTTGATGGTAAAGAGATAGTCGTTACCCATACAACCCCTGGTAGTGGTGAGGTAATTAAGTCTTACCGTGGGAAAAACCCCCTCAACTTACTCAGAGAGATTTGTGCTACCTCTCCAGCGATTCAACCAGAACATACTGGTTATTTAGGTATCGAACTGCAAAAGGCAAGTAATTGTATTAAAAATAATAAGTCTTACATTCAAGATCAATAAAGTTTTAACTTATACAGATTATGCAAGATACTTCCTTAGCCAATGAAAGCCATCAAAGGCCAACATGGGATGAATACTTTTTAATGTTGGCTAAACTTGCAGCAACTCGGTCAACGTGTTTAGCCTTTCCTGTGGGTGCTGTGATTGTAAAAAACAAGCAGGTGGTAGCAACAGGTTATAATGGCTCACCATCGGGTTCGGCTCACTGTACGGCTCAGGGATACTGTTATCCAGGGTTAAATAGCTGTGATGCTAGTAAGACTTTACCATCAAGGGCTGTACACGCAGAAGCAAATGCGATCGCCCAAGCTGCAAAGCATGGAACTTCTACAGATGGTGCAAGTATTTACGTTACCCTAGAACCTTGTTTGTCTTGTTTAAAATTAATTATCTCCGCAGGGATTAAGGAAGTGTTTTATGAAACTTCTTTCAATAGCGGTGAGAAAGTCTTAGTGAGAGATTCCTTTGTCAATGAAGGTTTAGTCGCCCTCAAACAGATTCATTTATCTCAAGTAACCGCACAACAAGCTGCTCAATTTCTCCTCAATCCGACATCTGTTGCTAGAACAGCAAGGTGTGTTCATGAACTCTAACGGTTAACAGTTATCAGTAATGTATCTATCTTGGGTTGAAGTCTTTGACTTTTAACAAGTGGTAGGTTTCATTTGAGGATTTAACCCTGACTGAAACTGTGATAACTGATAACTGGTAATTGATAAATGATTTAAGGTCGATGGCTACGACGGATCTCTGTAATTTGATCTGCTACATCTAGCAGAGTTTTTGGCATTTCTGGCCCTGTAAGAATGATATCAACCTGAGGAGGACGCTTTGTTAAAAAATTTAAAACTTCAGCTTCCGCAACTAAACCAAAGTTAATCGCTAAACTTAATTCATCTAAAACAACGAGAGAATACTTACCTTCATACACTATATGTTGTGTATATTGCCACAATTTTTGTAAAGCTTGATTTTCC contains the following coding sequences:
- a CDS encoding deoxycytidylate deaminase, whose product is MQDTSLANESHQRPTWDEYFLMLAKLAATRSTCLAFPVGAVIVKNKQVVATGYNGSPSGSAHCTAQGYCYPGLNSCDASKTLPSRAVHAEANAIAQAAKHGTSTDGASIYVTLEPCLSCLKLIISAGIKEVFYETSFNSGEKVLVRDSFVNEGLVALKQIHLSQVTAQQAAQFLLNPTSVARTARCVHEL
- the bioD gene encoding dethiobiotin synthase produces the protein MLKSLLITGTDTEAGKTVLTTALAAYYQKYYPQRSWGIMKPIQSGIGDREWYQRLFSLNQSAEEITPLYFQAPLAPPVAAAKENRRVDLAVVWQALSELQKRRDFVLIEALGGLGSPVTEELTVADLAAEWRLPTVLVVPVKLGAIAQAVANVALARQKKINLKGIVLNCIQPRSDDEIANWTPADLIQSLTNTPVLGCLPYLDNLDDLDKLAQVASNLDLETLTLLN
- a CDS encoding thymidylate synthase translates to MTATGKATQFEYKALHKPNQLIYGLGQTAVITGWTVKQAIAKHLQVEDYAVIGQLYSPTRGINLLVRNLLFNPHVHFLVVLNATKEDKNAGAGECLLDFFRHGVEEAVSDTGRKAWVIRSTIPGYIDIEIDINTLDKLRHSIECKEVKSIESAVSLIKSYTELQPLLPWGMPVEFPMSMVEPTVLPGSRYGHRIEGKTIAETWVKIIHRIKTTGTIRPTGYDGQWQELIDLMAIVTDEPADFYFPEPNYLPIDRPFLEEYVSQILDDASLREGLKYTYGQRLRSWFGRDQIDQVIHKLIGEIDAASAVMNLWDVKDHEKGGSPCLNHIWLRVVDRELSLTATLRSNDMFAAWPANAMGLRALQQHIRNEIYQRSEYDLKMGPLITISQSAHIYDDTWDNAERLITNQYAAIFNQRSYYDPSGNFLIDVDGKEIVVTHTTPGSGEVIKSYRGKNPLNLLREICATSPAIQPEHTGYLGIELQKASNCIKNNKSYIQDQ
- the petA gene encoding cytochrome f, giving the protein MRNACSIASLTRSAKAIVKTLLIAIATVTFFFTSDLILPQSAAAYPFWAQQTYPETPREPTGRIVCANCHLAAKPAEVEVPQAVLPDTVFKAVVKIPYDTNVQQVGADGSLVGLNVGAVLMLPDGFKIAPEDRISEELKEEVGDTYFQNYSEDKENVVIVGPLPGEQYQEIVFPVLSPNPATDKNIHFGKYAVHLGANRGRGQVYPTGEKSNNSVYSASAAGTISKIAKDEDADGNVKYTVNIKTESGEVVADTIPLGPELIVSEGQAVNAGDALTNNPNVGGFGQQDAEIVLQDASRVGWMVAFVALVMLAQVMLVLKKKQVEKVQAAEMNF
- a CDS encoding DUF3067 family protein; the protein is MTGQELRQLLLDKWGYSYDVQFRRTQGKIFLQIMWKYLEQASFPLSEAEYQEHLDSIANYLHALGGTAQVQTFINQTRDRPRLGKAVSIPLDLGERSSEWII
- the petC gene encoding cytochrome b6-f complex iron-sulfur subunit, whose product is MAQFSESMDVPDMGRRQFMNLLTFGTVTGVALGALYPVVNYFIPPASGGAGGGTTAKDELGNDVNVSNFLEGHNVGDRTLVQGLKGDPTYIVVESKEAIADYGINAICTHLGCVVPWNVAENKFKCPCHGSQYDATGKVVRGPAPLSLALAHAQVNDDKIVLTPWTETDFRTGEDPWWA